The following are from one region of the uncultured Hyphomonas sp. genome:
- a CDS encoding flagellar biosynthetic protein FliR produces MVIVARLSFIVFFMPGIGEQTVPLQMRVMILLALSAMFSISGFIAPPPADSFASYAGVLATEVAIGFSLGVVMRVTIWMLSIAGTVISQSIGLSQLLGIALEHEQQTMTANLLSMAGAALLLSADFHIKAIASLLRLYADVPIGALEAMNQDMLVQAFLSAFGLAIMLAWPFVAVNLLYNICLGFINKALPSLMVAFVGAPLMIGAGIILLALSIMGMLVVWEGRIPDIVVWQ; encoded by the coding sequence ATGGTGATTGTCGCCCGGTTGAGCTTTATTGTCTTCTTCATGCCGGGAATCGGCGAACAGACAGTTCCGCTTCAGATGCGGGTGATGATCCTGCTCGCGCTCTCTGCCATGTTTTCGATATCCGGGTTCATTGCGCCGCCGCCGGCCGATTCTTTCGCTTCCTATGCGGGGGTACTGGCAACGGAGGTGGCTATCGGTTTCTCCCTTGGTGTGGTGATGCGGGTCACCATCTGGATGCTCAGCATTGCCGGCACTGTGATTTCGCAATCCATTGGACTGTCACAGCTGCTCGGGATTGCACTGGAGCATGAGCAACAGACTATGACGGCCAATTTGCTGTCGATGGCAGGGGCGGCGCTTCTGCTGTCAGCGGATTTTCATATCAAGGCGATCGCGAGCCTGCTGCGTCTTTATGCCGATGTGCCAATCGGAGCTTTGGAAGCAATGAATCAGGACATGCTGGTTCAGGCATTTTTGTCGGCGTTCGGCCTTGCGATCATGCTGGCCTGGCCGTTTGTGGCGGTAAACTTGCTGTACAATATTTGCCTTGGTTTCATCAACAAGGCATTGCCATCGCTGATGGTGGCATTTGTCGGGGCGCCGCTGATGATCGGTGCGGGTATTATCCTTCTGGCCTTGTCGATCATGGGCATGCTGGTGGTGTGGGAAGGCCGCATACCTGATATCGTTGTCTGGCAGTGA
- a CDS encoding flagellar type III secretion system protein FlhB, giving the protein MAEQESDSGEKEFEATEQRRQQAREEGNVPHSKEANTLALIVATMVAALVLQVAIGNSVFQDFSSMLYHADAFSEDIFDSGGAETRSWLSTILIKFAPVLLILGAIVMLALIAQRSISFSAKKVQADPKKLSPVENIKKKYGAKGLLDFLKDTVKLIFAATIAIVFLVQLAQGYYASSAIQQGQFAEFTFAQVLKLIFWFLLFQFVLAAIDLPLQRRLHANQLKMTREDMKKELKQSEGDPQLKQQRRQKAHKITRGQMLTNVKDATVVMVNPEHYAVALKWDPDSSKAPVCVAKGVDHLAARIREVATANNVPIYRDPPAARSMYGLVEVDEEIRPEHFAAVAAAINFVERVKRHME; this is encoded by the coding sequence ATGGCTGAACAAGAATCAGACAGCGGTGAAAAGGAATTCGAGGCCACCGAGCAGCGCCGCCAGCAGGCGCGTGAGGAAGGTAATGTTCCGCACTCGAAGGAGGCCAATACGCTCGCATTGATCGTCGCCACTATGGTCGCGGCGCTCGTGCTTCAAGTCGCCATCGGCAATTCGGTCTTCCAAGACTTTTCGTCCATGTTGTACCATGCCGATGCTTTCTCTGAAGATATCTTCGATTCCGGAGGGGCGGAGACCCGCAGCTGGCTGTCTACAATCCTTATCAAGTTTGCCCCGGTGCTTCTCATCCTCGGCGCGATTGTTATGCTGGCGCTCATCGCGCAGCGCTCCATCTCCTTTTCAGCAAAAAAGGTGCAGGCCGATCCCAAAAAGCTGTCACCTGTCGAGAACATCAAAAAAAAATATGGTGCGAAAGGCTTGCTGGACTTCCTGAAAGACACAGTAAAACTGATATTTGCGGCGACGATTGCCATCGTCTTTCTCGTACAGCTCGCCCAAGGCTATTACGCCTCCAGCGCCATTCAGCAGGGTCAGTTCGCCGAATTCACTTTCGCGCAGGTCCTGAAGCTCATCTTCTGGTTCCTCTTGTTCCAGTTCGTGCTCGCGGCAATTGACCTGCCATTGCAGCGCCGTCTTCACGCCAACCAATTGAAGATGACGCGTGAGGACATGAAAAAAGAGCTGAAGCAGTCCGAGGGTGATCCCCAGCTGAAGCAGCAACGCCGCCAGAAAGCCCACAAAATCACACGCGGCCAGATGTTGACCAATGTGAAGGACGCGACCGTGGTCATGGTCAACCCGGAGCATTATGCCGTTGCGCTGAAATGGGATCCGGACTCCAGCAAGGCGCCCGTCTGCGTTGCCAAGGGTGTGGACCATCTCGCGGCACGCATCCGCGAAGTCGCTACAGCCAATAACGTTCCGATCTATCGAGATCCGCCGGCCGCTCGCTCAATGTACGGCCTGGTTGAGGTGGACGAGGAAATCCGCCCTGAACACTTTGCCGCTGTGGCCGCTGCGATTAATTTCGTTGAACGTGTGAAAAGGCACATGGAATAG
- a CDS encoding response regulator transcription factor: MPLKSVLIYDELQFVREALVGKIAERWPDADIRSSASCCGPYASEDGFEPDVVILDRGGDCRDLLSCCVGLFQKWEDAKVVIFSGSLTGDEALALLKCGAAAYVPKTFSINALCHVLDLVMSGATYAPKSLLSGIVPGAVTTKNSKKLNLTDREEYMLARFVEGASNKEIAHLMGASEAAVKQVARNLFKKLGVRNRTQAAVKGLHGDFGNTFSPKQL, from the coding sequence ATGCCACTGAAGTCTGTTCTTATTTATGACGAACTTCAGTTTGTGCGTGAAGCATTAGTTGGGAAAATTGCTGAAAGGTGGCCCGACGCTGACATCCGCAGCAGCGCGTCGTGCTGTGGTCCGTACGCTTCGGAAGATGGATTCGAACCCGACGTAGTCATCTTGGACAGGGGGGGGGATTGCCGGGACTTGCTTTCATGTTGTGTCGGTCTGTTTCAGAAGTGGGAGGATGCCAAGGTTGTCATCTTTTCTGGCAGTTTGACCGGAGACGAAGCATTGGCATTGCTGAAATGCGGCGCAGCGGCCTATGTACCGAAAACGTTCAGTATTAATGCACTTTGCCATGTTCTGGACCTTGTGATGAGTGGTGCAACCTATGCGCCAAAATCGCTTTTGAGCGGGATTGTGCCGGGTGCCGTGACTACTAAAAATTCTAAGAAGCTAAATCTCACAGACCGTGAGGAATACATGCTGGCACGTTTTGTCGAAGGTGCTTCGAACAAGGAAATTGCTCATCTTATGGGGGCGTCTGAGGCTGCTGTGAAACAAGTCGCACGGAACTTGTTCAAAAAACTCGGCGTGCGCAATCGGACGCAGGCGGCGGTCAAGGGCCTTCATGGTGATTTCGGCAATACTTTTTCCCCGAAACAGCTCTGA